A window from Terriglobia bacterium encodes these proteins:
- the hypF gene encoding carbamoyltransferase HypF encodes MSNLIRIRMIIRGAVQGVGFRPFVYRLAKELGVTGWVSNSNEGVWIEAEGAKETLDEFVIRIDKEHPRHAAIHGLEYSFLDALGFAGFEIRQSSAEGAREAVILPDIGTCPDCLHDILDPANRRYLYPFTNCTNCGPRFTIIERLPYDRANTTMRDFVMCAQCRAEYEDPFDRRFHAQPNACPQCGPQLELWDTSGSVIAKTTNALLQAAEALKHGLVVAVKGLGGYHLMVDASNDEAVVRLRELKHREAKPLAVMAPSLESVRELCVLGSLEERLISAPESPIVLLSRREGADIAPSVAPGNPYLGVMLPYTPLHHILLRELRRPVVATSGNRSDEPIAIGESDALRRLSDIADLFLVHNRQIRRHADDSVARIVLGREQILRRARGYAPLPIRLKVSHPELSVPTLAVGGYMKNTVALTIGPNVFISQHIGDLETKEAFTEFRQVIEDVQGLYETRPNRIAGDMHPDYASSAFGADLAQSRSLPFVGVQHHWAHVLACMAENAVESPALGVAWDGTGYGPDGSIWGGEFLLSTESGFNRVAHLRSFPLPGGDAAIRNPQHAAAGVLYEIFASASFTGDEAPLLRQMLEKEVRTPRTSSAGRLFDAVAAITGFRDRLGFEGQAAMELEFAAADTTDSYDYGIQGGGPYVIDWEPMIRQILNDSRSGAPRGIISAKFHNALAAAIVDIAGRVGEPRVVLTGGCFQNRYLTERTVQGLTSAGFCPYWHQRVPPNDGGLALGQAVAAHLMLQQEKACALQFQEK; translated from the coding sequence ATGTCTAATCTGATTCGAATTCGAATGATCATTCGCGGCGCCGTCCAGGGAGTCGGGTTCCGGCCATTCGTTTACCGGCTGGCGAAGGAACTCGGCGTGACCGGATGGGTATCGAATTCCAATGAAGGCGTCTGGATCGAAGCCGAAGGAGCCAAAGAGACCCTGGATGAATTCGTCATCCGGATCGATAAAGAGCATCCACGGCATGCTGCGATTCATGGCCTGGAGTACTCGTTCCTGGACGCGCTGGGATTTGCAGGTTTTGAGATCCGTCAGAGCAGTGCGGAAGGGGCAAGGGAGGCCGTCATCCTGCCCGACATCGGAACCTGCCCGGACTGCCTGCATGACATTCTCGATCCCGCGAACCGCAGATATCTTTATCCTTTCACGAACTGCACCAACTGCGGGCCCCGCTTCACGATCATCGAGCGTCTTCCCTACGATCGCGCGAATACGACCATGCGTGATTTTGTGATGTGCGCTCAATGCCGCGCCGAATACGAGGATCCATTTGACCGCCGGTTCCATGCCCAGCCGAACGCCTGCCCGCAATGCGGGCCGCAGCTCGAGTTATGGGATACGTCGGGATCGGTGATTGCAAAGACCACCAACGCTCTGTTGCAGGCTGCGGAGGCGCTGAAGCACGGGTTGGTTGTCGCTGTGAAGGGTCTCGGCGGTTACCACCTGATGGTCGATGCTTCGAATGATGAAGCCGTCGTCCGGCTTCGTGAGCTGAAACACCGCGAAGCGAAACCGCTCGCCGTCATGGCGCCTTCGCTGGAATCCGTTCGCGAGTTATGCGTGCTCGGCTCGCTGGAAGAGCGCCTTATCTCCGCGCCGGAGTCTCCGATCGTCCTGCTCTCGCGGCGGGAAGGCGCGGACATCGCTCCTTCAGTCGCGCCAGGTAACCCATACCTCGGTGTGATGCTGCCCTACACCCCTTTGCATCACATCCTGCTGCGCGAACTTCGCCGGCCGGTCGTTGCCACAAGCGGAAACCGGTCCGACGAACCGATCGCGATTGGTGAGTCCGACGCGTTACGCCGCCTGTCGGACATTGCCGATCTGTTCCTTGTCCATAACCGTCAGATTCGGCGCCACGCGGACGATTCGGTCGCACGCATTGTCCTGGGGCGGGAGCAGATTCTTCGGCGGGCGCGCGGCTATGCGCCGCTGCCGATTCGTCTCAAAGTGTCACATCCGGAGCTTTCGGTCCCCACGCTTGCTGTCGGCGGGTATATGAAGAACACCGTCGCCCTCACCATCGGTCCGAATGTTTTTATCAGCCAACATATTGGCGATCTTGAAACGAAGGAGGCATTCACCGAGTTCCGGCAAGTGATCGAGGACGTGCAGGGACTTTACGAAACGCGTCCGAACCGGATTGCAGGCGATATGCACCCGGATTATGCATCCAGCGCGTTCGGCGCGGACTTGGCGCAATCGCGATCGCTTCCATTCGTGGGTGTGCAGCACCACTGGGCGCACGTGCTCGCCTGTATGGCGGAGAATGCGGTGGAAAGCCCGGCGCTCGGTGTCGCGTGGGATGGAACCGGATATGGCCCGGACGGCTCTATCTGGGGAGGCGAGTTTCTCCTCTCTACTGAAAGTGGATTCAACCGCGTCGCCCATCTGAGATCTTTCCCGTTGCCGGGAGGCGATGCGGCGATCAGGAACCCGCAACACGCGGCCGCGGGTGTTTTATACGAGATCTTCGCATCCGCATCGTTTACCGGCGATGAGGCGCCGCTGTTGCGTCAGATGCTGGAAAAGGAAGTACGCACGCCGCGCACCTCCAGCGCCGGCAGGCTCTTCGATGCGGTGGCCGCGATTACGGGATTCCGCGACCGTCTCGGCTTCGAAGGACAGGCCGCGATGGAGCTGGAATTCGCTGCGGCGGACACGACGGACTCCTACGATTACGGAATTCAGGGTGGCGGCCCCTACGTCATCGATTGGGAGCCGATGATTCGCCAGATCCTGAATGACTCCAGGAGCGGGGCTCCACGCGGAATCATTTCGGCGAAATTTCACAACGCGCTCGCGGCCGCTATCGTGGATATCGCCGGGCGCGTCGGCGAGCCGCGCGTCGTGCTTACCGGCGGATGTTTTCAAAACAGATACCTGACGGAACGTACGGTTCAAGGGCTGACGTCAGCGGGCTTCTGTCCGTACTGGCATCAGCGTGTTCCGCCCAATGACGGAGGCCTCGCGCTGGGGCAGGCCGTCGCCGCGCACCTCATGTTGCAACAGGAGAAAGCATGTGCCTTGCAATTCCAGGAAAAGTAA
- the hypB gene encoding hydrogenase nickel incorporation protein HypB has protein sequence MTAKPRIVEVREKVLKQNDLLARELRRRFQDARVRVVSLVSSPGSGKTTLLETTLAALRPALRVAALVGDLATENDAFRLRRSGAPVKQITTGTLCHLDASMVSMGLEDWDLNQLDVLFIENVGNLVCPSSYDLGEDLRVVLLSATEGEDKPLKYPTIFNTADVAVLTKIDLAEAAEFDREAAHRNIQQVRPGMQVFEVSAKTGCGMNKWLESLRSHV, from the coding sequence ATGACAGCGAAACCCCGTATCGTCGAAGTCCGTGAAAAGGTTCTCAAGCAGAACGATCTGCTTGCCCGCGAATTACGCCGGCGATTTCAGGACGCCCGGGTTCGTGTTGTGAGCCTGGTATCGAGCCCCGGCTCCGGCAAGACCACATTGCTGGAAACAACCCTGGCCGCCTTGAGACCGGCCCTTCGCGTTGCCGCCCTGGTCGGCGACCTCGCCACGGAAAACGATGCGTTCCGGCTGAGGCGGAGCGGCGCGCCCGTTAAACAGATTACCACCGGGACCTTGTGTCATCTCGACGCGTCGATGGTATCGATGGGGTTGGAGGACTGGGATCTGAACCAGCTCGACGTCCTCTTTATAGAGAATGTCGGCAACCTGGTTTGCCCATCGAGTTACGACCTGGGTGAGGATTTGCGCGTCGTTTTGCTTTCAGCAACCGAAGGCGAAGACAAGCCGCTGAAGTATCCGACGATCTTTAATACCGCGGACGTCGCCGTTCTCACGAAAATCGATCTCGCTGAGGCTGCCGAGTTCGACCGCGAGGCGGCACACCGGAATATTCAACAGGTGCGCCCGGGAATGCAGGTTTTCGAAGTGTCGGCGAAGACCGGCTGCGGGATGAACAAGTGGCTGGAATCTCTGAGGAGTCATGTCTAA
- a CDS encoding hydrogenase maturation nickel metallochaperone HypA — protein MHELSIATSIVEIAEEELARHGGRRVCAIHIQLGFRAGVAREALDFSFGIACEGTAAEGSRLIVEPAEGQELDVIRLEIE, from the coding sequence ATGCATGAATTATCGATAGCCACAAGCATCGTCGAGATCGCTGAAGAAGAGCTGGCGCGCCACGGCGGCCGCAGGGTCTGCGCCATTCATATCCAACTCGGATTCCGCGCCGGCGTCGCCCGGGAAGCGCTGGATTTTTCATTCGGTATCGCGTGTGAGGGGACTGCCGCGGAAGGCTCGCGCCTGATCGTGGAGCCGGCAGAAGGGCAGGAACTCGACGTCATCCGCCTGGAGATTGAATGA
- a CDS encoding hydrogenase maturation protease, producing the protein MSSILIAGIGNIFLGDDGFGCEVARRLSGRRIAKDVRVQDFGIRGLDLAFALMDSHDATILIDAMPGGGEPGTIYVLETELDQISSEAAVVEAHTMDPIRVLALARSMGAELKSVLIVGCEPETFGPPDEGLMGLSACVTEAVERAIEVVESLVLKLRAVDAKGVTT; encoded by the coding sequence GTGAGCAGTATCCTCATCGCCGGCATCGGCAACATCTTCCTTGGCGATGATGGCTTCGGTTGTGAAGTCGCGCGGCGGCTTTCCGGACGCCGGATCGCAAAAGACGTGCGCGTACAAGACTTCGGAATTCGCGGTTTGGATCTGGCTTTCGCACTGATGGATAGCCACGACGCAACGATCCTCATCGATGCCATGCCTGGGGGCGGTGAGCCAGGAACTATTTATGTGCTTGAAACGGAATTGGATCAGATCAGCAGCGAGGCGGCTGTAGTGGAAGCGCACACCATGGATCCGATCCGTGTGTTGGCGCTTGCCCGCTCGATGGGCGCGGAGTTGAAAAGCGTCCTGATCGTCGGCTGCGAGCCGGAGACGTTCGGTCCCCCGGATGAAGGCCTGATGGGTTTGAGCGCGTGTGTCACGGAGGCCGTGGAGCGGGCAATTGAGGTGGTCGAATCACTGGTATTGAAACTCAGAGCTGTGGACGCAAAAGGAGTCACGACATGA
- a CDS encoding DUF6084 family protein, with product MTTPDFTFTVEGAEALAFAASPQIAFKLRVVSDSPQPIHSIILRCQIQIDAARRTYSAAERARLTDLFGQPAQWGETLRSMLWTSLTVVVPSFESSTVTDLPVPCTFDFNIGATKYFAAIDDGELPVSFYFNGSVFYAGDDAGLQVAQISWEKEASYRMPAGVWRQMMDLYYPNSAWLCLRRDVFDLLCAYKVRHGIPTFEETLLQMLETKVEARTA from the coding sequence ATGACCACTCCCGACTTTACTTTTACAGTCGAGGGCGCCGAGGCTCTGGCATTCGCGGCGTCGCCTCAGATTGCGTTCAAACTGCGGGTGGTGAGCGACTCGCCCCAGCCGATTCACTCCATCATTCTCCGCTGCCAGATTCAGATCGATGCCGCCCGCCGAACCTACAGTGCCGCCGAACGGGCCCGGCTGACGGACCTGTTCGGGCAGCCGGCCCAGTGGGGCGAGACATTGCGCAGCATGCTCTGGACATCGCTGACCGTGGTCGTGCCTTCATTCGAAAGCAGCACGGTGACCGATCTGCCTGTGCCGTGCACATTTGATTTCAACATCGGCGCGACAAAGTATTTTGCCGCCATTGATGATGGAGAGCTGCCGGTTTCCTTCTATTTCAATGGCAGTGTCTTTTATGCGGGTGATGACGCCGGCCTGCAGGTGGCGCAGATTTCATGGGAAAAGGAGGCTTCTTATCGCATGCCCGCCGGCGTCTGGCGGCAAATGATGGATCTCTACTATCCCAATTCCGCATGGCTGTGCCTGCGGCGGGACGTGTTCGACCTTCTTTGTGCCTATAAAGTGCGGCATGGGATCCCGACCTTTGAAGAGACCCTGCTCCAGATGCTCGAAACAAAAGTCGAGGCGCGCACTGCATGA
- a CDS encoding DUF5947 family protein — MSAPTPAFAEACDFCHAHLAELHQHLLDQAGRKLVCVCDACAILFSDPSQKYRRVPRRIKCLPEFRMSDGQWDALMIPIGIAFVFQNSTVNRVMALYPSPAGPVESLLTLASWDEIVRDNPELRTLQSDVEGLLVYRVGTAREQFIVPIDECFKLIGLIRIHWKGFSGGMEMWREIGKFLEHLKERSTK; from the coding sequence ATGAGCGCTCCAACACCGGCATTCGCAGAGGCCTGTGACTTCTGTCACGCGCATCTGGCCGAATTGCACCAGCACCTCCTGGATCAGGCGGGTCGAAAACTGGTGTGCGTATGTGATGCCTGCGCCATCCTGTTCAGCGATCCGAGTCAGAAATACCGGCGCGTCCCACGCCGTATCAAGTGCCTGCCCGAATTTCGCATGTCGGACGGGCAATGGGACGCGTTGATGATTCCTATCGGCATCGCCTTTGTGTTTCAGAACAGCACGGTGAACCGCGTCATGGCGCTCTATCCGAGTCCCGCAGGACCGGTGGAATCGCTGCTGACGCTGGCCTCCTGGGACGAGATTGTCCGCGACAATCCCGAGCTTCGAACGTTGCAGAGCGACGTGGAAGGTTTGCTGGTGTACCGGGTCGGTACGGCCAGGGAACAATTCATCGTCCCCATCGATGAATGCTTCAAGCTCATCGGTCTCATTCGAATCCACTGGAAGGGATTTTCCGGAGGCATGGAGATGTGGCGTGAAATCGGAAAGTTTCTGGAACACCTGAAGGAGCGAAGCACGAAATGA
- a CDS encoding NifU family protein — MNGELNDRIRKIDELIAQIQAAPDPQIRDAALQLVQILMDFHAAGIDRMMELTSDAGDAGWRLIDQLGSDELVANMLLLHGLHPLDLDTRVRDALDRVRPDLQSHGGDVELLEIAGGIVRLNLLGSCDGCPSSAVTLKTAIEKAIYETAPDVISVECDTVSRLVGIQNAI; from the coding sequence ATGAACGGCGAACTGAACGACCGTATCCGGAAAATCGATGAATTGATCGCACAGATCCAGGCGGCCCCCGACCCGCAGATTCGGGATGCGGCCCTGCAACTTGTTCAGATCCTGATGGATTTCCATGCCGCCGGCATCGATCGGATGATGGAACTCACATCGGACGCCGGCGACGCCGGCTGGCGGCTTATCGACCAGCTGGGCAGCGACGAGCTTGTCGCAAACATGCTCCTGCTGCACGGCCTCCATCCGCTGGATCTGGATACGCGAGTGCGGGACGCACTCGACCGGGTGCGTCCGGATCTTCAATCGCATGGCGGCGATGTCGAGTTGCTCGAAATCGCCGGCGGCATCGTGCGCTTGAATCTGCTCGGCAGTTGCGACGGCTGTCCTTCATCTGCCGTGACCCTCAAGACGGCAATTGAAAAAGCCATCTATGAAACCGCTCCAGACGTGATTTCCGTCGAGTGCGACACCGTGTCGCGGCTCGTCGGCATCCAAAACGCAATATAG
- a CDS encoding nickel-dependent hydrogenase large subunit, with amino-acid sequence MTTMITTKKSVLPPTEGLVEMNWDPITRIVGSLGIFTKIDFKNKQVAECYSTSSIFRGYSVFMKNKDPRDAHFITSRICGICGDNHATCAVYAQNMAFGVKTPPLGEWIINLGEAAEYMFDHNIFQDNLVGVDFCEQMIKETNPGVWDKAQRSEAPHANIHGYRTIADIMTALNPFTGEFYRETLVVSRNTREMFCLMEGRHVHPSTLYPGGVGTAGTIQVFTDYLVRLMKYVEFMKKVVPLHDDLFDFMYEALPGYEKVGFRRTLLGCWGSFNDPDVCDYKYENMEKWGRAMYVTPSVIVDGKVVTNSLVDINLGIRILLGSSFYDDWQNSGEVFVERDPLGNPVDKRHPWNQTTVPKPQKRDFTGKYTWVMSPRWYDKNTGEYLALDTGGGPIARLWATALNGMVDIGYIKATGNSVRINLPKTALLPETELEWRIPRWSNAIERDRARTYFQAYAAAAALYFCERALNEVRAGHNKTWAEFEVPENAIGCGFHEAVRGVLSHHVVIREGKIANYHPYPPTPWNASPRDVYGTAGPYEDAIQNTPIFEENGPDKFKGIDIMRAVRSFDPCLPCGVHMYVGGGKVLKTYHSPMFGVGK; translated from the coding sequence ATGACCACGATGATCACCACGAAGAAATCTGTCCTTCCTCCGACGGAAGGGCTCGTCGAGATGAACTGGGATCCGATCACACGGATTGTCGGGAGCCTCGGCATCTTCACCAAGATCGACTTCAAGAACAAACAGGTCGCGGAATGTTACAGCACGTCGTCCATCTTCCGGGGCTACAGCGTCTTCATGAAGAACAAGGATCCGCGTGATGCGCACTTCATCACCAGCCGCATCTGCGGTATCTGCGGCGACAATCATGCCACCTGCGCCGTTTATGCGCAGAACATGGCCTTCGGCGTCAAAACGCCGCCGCTCGGCGAATGGATCATCAATCTCGGTGAAGCCGCCGAGTACATGTTCGACCACAACATCTTCCAGGACAACCTGGTCGGCGTGGACTTCTGCGAACAGATGATCAAGGAAACCAACCCCGGCGTCTGGGATAAAGCGCAGCGGAGCGAAGCTCCGCATGCCAATATTCATGGCTATCGGACCATCGCGGACATCATGACGGCGCTGAACCCGTTCACCGGCGAGTTTTACCGCGAGACTCTGGTCGTCAGCCGCAACACACGCGAGATGTTCTGCTTGATGGAGGGCCGGCATGTTCATCCCTCCACCCTGTATCCAGGTGGCGTCGGTACCGCGGGCACGATCCAGGTCTTTACGGATTACCTGGTCCGGTTGATGAAGTACGTCGAGTTCATGAAGAAGGTGGTGCCGCTTCACGACGACCTGTTCGACTTCATGTACGAAGCTCTGCCGGGATACGAAAAGGTCGGTTTCCGGCGAACACTGCTCGGATGCTGGGGATCGTTCAATGATCCGGATGTGTGCGATTACAAGTACGAGAACATGGAAAAATGGGGCCGCGCGATGTATGTCACGCCCAGCGTCATCGTCGACGGGAAGGTTGTGACCAACAGCCTCGTCGACATCAATCTGGGCATCCGCATCCTGCTGGGCAGTTCCTTTTATGACGACTGGCAGAATTCCGGCGAAGTCTTCGTCGAAAGGGATCCGCTGGGAAATCCTGTCGACAAGCGGCATCCATGGAATCAAACCACGGTGCCCAAGCCACAGAAGCGCGACTTCACCGGCAAATACACGTGGGTTATGTCGCCGCGCTGGTACGACAAGAATACCGGTGAATATCTGGCGCTCGATACGGGCGGTGGTCCGATCGCAAGGCTGTGGGCGACGGCGTTGAACGGCATGGTCGATATCGGCTACATCAAGGCCACCGGCAACAGCGTGAGAATCAACTTGCCGAAGACAGCGCTGCTCCCCGAAACGGAGCTGGAATGGCGAATTCCACGCTGGAGCAACGCCATCGAACGCGACCGGGCGCGCACCTACTTCCAGGCTTATGCGGCTGCCGCTGCGCTTTACTTCTGCGAGCGCGCTTTGAACGAAGTGCGCGCCGGGCACAACAAGACGTGGGCGGAGTTCGAAGTGCCGGAAAATGCGATCGGCTGCGGTTTTCACGAGGCCGTTCGCGGCGTGCTTTCCCATCACGTCGTCATCCGGGAAGGCAAGATCGCGAACTACCATCCCTACCCGCCGACGCCGTGGAACGCCAGTCCGCGTGACGTCTACGGCACGGCCGGTCCCTATGAAGATGCCATTCAGAACACGCCGATCTTTGAAGAGAACGGACCGGACAAGTTCAAAGGCATCGACATCATGCGGGCCGTCCGCAGCTTCGATCCGTGTCTGCCGTGCGGCGTCCATATGTACGTCGGAGGCGGCAAGGTGCTGAAGACGTATCACTCGCCGATGTTCGGCGTGGGGAAATAA
- a CDS encoding hydrogenase expression protein HypE, which produces MASLSKPSPSGVKEVHIVWLTAGLSCDGDSVSVTAAEQPSIEDVLLGNIPGLPKVHLHNPVLAREVGDEFMKYFYMAEAGQLDPFVLVVEGSIPNEDIKQEGYWAAQGTDPETGQPILTVEWIDRLAPKAWAVVGAGTCATYGGIHAMQGNPTGCMGLADYLGWNWKSWAGLPIVNVPGCPVQPDNFMETLTYLLYQAAGMSPMIPLDDKLRPTWLFGKTVHEGCDRAGYYEQANFTHEYGESKCLVKIGCWGPVVNCNVTKRGWMRGIGGCPNVGGICIACTMPGFPDKFMPFMDEPPGASFSSATVSVYGKMITSLREITNHTVNKEPKWRHRGTRLTSGYEPETQGTRRPA; this is translated from the coding sequence ATGGCCTCGCTTTCGAAACCCTCGCCATCCGGCGTGAAGGAAGTGCACATCGTATGGCTGACGGCCGGCCTCAGTTGCGATGGTGACTCCGTTTCGGTAACTGCCGCAGAGCAGCCCTCGATCGAAGATGTGTTGCTCGGCAATATCCCCGGTCTGCCCAAAGTTCATCTCCACAATCCTGTCCTGGCCCGTGAAGTCGGCGACGAATTCATGAAGTATTTTTATATGGCCGAAGCCGGCCAACTGGATCCCTTTGTCCTGGTTGTGGAAGGCTCCATCCCCAATGAAGACATAAAGCAGGAAGGATACTGGGCGGCGCAAGGCACGGATCCCGAGACCGGACAGCCAATCCTGACGGTGGAATGGATCGACCGGCTCGCGCCCAAAGCGTGGGCTGTGGTTGGCGCCGGCACCTGCGCGACCTACGGCGGTATTCATGCCATGCAGGGGAATCCGACCGGATGCATGGGGCTTGCGGACTATCTCGGCTGGAATTGGAAATCGTGGGCCGGCCTTCCCATCGTGAATGTGCCGGGCTGTCCGGTGCAGCCCGACAACTTCATGGAAACCCTGACCTACCTCTTATATCAAGCCGCGGGGATGTCTCCGATGATCCCGCTTGACGACAAACTCCGTCCCACCTGGCTTTTCGGAAAAACCGTCCACGAAGGCTGCGATCGCGCGGGCTATTACGAACAGGCGAATTTCACGCACGAGTATGGGGAGTCGAAGTGCCTCGTGAAGATCGGCTGTTGGGGGCCCGTCGTCAATTGCAACGTCACCAAGCGCGGATGGATGCGCGGCATCGGAGGTTGTCCCAATGTCGGAGGGATCTGCATCGCCTGCACCATGCCGGGCTTCCCCGACAAGTTCATGCCTTTCATGGATGAGCCGCCGGGCGCGTCGTTCTCCTCCGCTACCGTCAGTGTCTATGGAAAGATGATCACCTCACTCCGGGAAATCACAAACCACACGGTTAACAAAGAGCCCAAATGGCGTCACCGCGGAACGCGTCTGACGTCGGGTTATGAACCGGAAACACAGGGCACAAGGAGGCCGGCATGA
- a CDS encoding DUF5996 family protein, whose amino-acid sequence MRNLDVWPALPLESWRDTYATLHMWTQIVGKIALARTPHMNHFWNVALQVTPRGLSTPLLTQGKRLFTITFDFVAHQLVIQTSDGDVRSIALEPRTVAAFYQLVMNTLKDMGLETRIWPVPVEIPEPIRFDADTIHHSYDPQAANAFWRILATIKPIFEDFRCAFLGKSSPVHFFWGSFDLASTRFSGRRAPERPGADPITKESYSHEVISHGFWPGGGANQPAFYAYAAPEPSGFKEAKVQPAAGFYGKDMSEFFLPYEAVRTSATPEKDLTSFLTTTYDAGADLGKWDRANLERKG is encoded by the coding sequence ATGAGAAACCTGGATGTCTGGCCGGCTCTGCCGCTCGAGTCATGGCGCGACACGTATGCGACGCTGCATATGTGGACTCAAATTGTCGGAAAGATCGCGCTTGCACGGACACCCCACATGAATCATTTCTGGAATGTCGCTCTTCAGGTCACGCCGCGTGGGCTTTCGACTCCGCTGCTGACACAGGGAAAGCGCCTGTTCACGATCACGTTCGATTTTGTGGCTCACCAACTCGTCATTCAGACCTCGGACGGAGACGTCCGCTCCATCGCACTTGAACCGCGGACCGTGGCGGCGTTCTATCAGTTGGTGATGAACACGTTGAAAGACATGGGCCTCGAAACGCGCATCTGGCCGGTGCCGGTCGAAATTCCCGAACCGATCCGTTTCGATGCCGACACCATCCACCATTCTTATGACCCGCAAGCTGCAAATGCCTTCTGGCGTATTCTTGCGACCATCAAACCCATATTCGAGGACTTTCGCTGCGCGTTCCTCGGTAAATCGAGTCCCGTTCATTTCTTCTGGGGCAGCTTCGATCTCGCATCGACGCGATTTTCAGGACGGCGGGCGCCGGAGAGGCCGGGGGCCGATCCAATCACCAAAGAGTCGTATTCACACGAAGTCATCAGCCATGGATTCTGGCCGGGTGGCGGAGCGAACCAGCCTGCGTTCTACGCATATGCAGCTCCGGAACCGTCCGGATTCAAGGAAGCGAAGGTGCAACCTGCTGCAGGGTTCTATGGTAAAGACATGTCCGAATTCTTTCTGCCATATGAGGCAGTTCGGACCAGCGCCACTCCGGAAAAGGATCTCACTTCATTTCTGACAACGACATACGATGCAGGCGCAGACCTCGGGAAATGGGACCGCGCCAATCTCGAACGGAAGGGCTGA
- a CDS encoding UBP-type zinc finger domain-containing protein, translated as MSAQTCSHIESIGSVKHPKKHECQECIKTGSAWVHLRTCQTCGDTLCCDSSPNRHASKHAHASSHPVIASAEPKERWLYCYPDEAYSEY; from the coding sequence ATGAGTGCACAAACTTGTTCGCATATCGAATCGATCGGTTCTGTGAAGCATCCGAAGAAACACGAGTGCCAGGAATGCATCAAGACCGGCTCGGCATGGGTGCATCTCCGCACCTGCCAGACGTGCGGAGATACGCTGTGTTGCGACTCATCTCCGAACCGGCACGCCAGCAAACACGCCCACGCCAGCAGCCATCCGGTAATCGCGTCCGCGGAGCCGAAGGAACGCTGGCTGTACTGCTATCCGGATGAGGCCTACTCGGAATACTGA
- a CDS encoding N-acetylmuramoyl-L-alanine amidase, translating to MNIRHHPSSNFNSRPQGTRVDTVVIHATVLNTLDEVIRHFADPQNQVSAHYTIDRDGTVVSHVAEENRAWHAGESRMTDGRVNVNDFSIGIELVNRNDGLDPYPEAQLHALRELLKDITSRHPIRHIISHYECAVPAGRKSDPVGFHEAWFHGLLP from the coding sequence TTGAACATCCGGCACCATCCTTCGTCTAACTTCAACTCGAGGCCACAGGGCACACGAGTGGATACGGTTGTCATCCATGCGACAGTGCTGAACACGCTCGATGAAGTCATCCGGCACTTTGCGGATCCGCAAAACCAGGTCTCCGCGCACTACACGATCGACCGCGACGGCACCGTCGTGTCACATGTGGCCGAAGAGAACAGGGCCTGGCACGCCGGAGAATCCCGCATGACGGATGGTCGCGTCAATGTGAATGACTTCTCGATCGGTATCGAGCTTGTGAATCGGAATGACGGCCTGGATCCCTATCCCGAAGCGCAGCTCCATGCTCTCCGTGAACTGCTCAAGGACATCACCTCGCGCCATCCCATCCGGCACATCATTTCGCATTACGAATGCGCCGTTCCCGCGGGCCGCAAATCCGATCCTGTCGGATTTCACGAAGCCTGGTTCCACGGCCTGCTCCCGTGA